The following proteins are co-located in the Rhodococcus opacus B4 genome:
- the bluB gene encoding 5,6-dimethylbenzimidazole synthase: MTESACSSDTNPEPALSVYDAIRRRRDVRAEFTGEPIEAEVLDRILGAAHCAPSVGNTQPWDFVVVRDTGTLSSFADHVAGARRRFADSLPEDRKKTFDPIKIEGICESGMGVVVTYDRSRGGEHVLGRHTIDDTGLFSAVLAIQNLWLAAAAENVGVGWVSFYDEPYLTELLGIPEPVRPIAWLCVGRVAEFQQVPDLERFGWRGRRPLADAVHLEKF; this comes from the coding sequence GTGACCGAGTCTGCGTGTAGTTCCGATACGAATCCCGAGCCGGCGCTGTCGGTGTACGACGCGATCCGCCGCCGCCGCGACGTGCGGGCCGAATTCACCGGGGAGCCGATCGAGGCGGAGGTTCTCGACCGCATCCTGGGCGCCGCGCACTGCGCGCCCAGCGTGGGCAACACCCAGCCGTGGGATTTCGTCGTCGTACGCGACACCGGGACGCTGAGCTCGTTCGCCGACCACGTGGCGGGCGCCCGCAGGCGGTTCGCGGACTCGCTGCCCGAAGACCGGAAGAAGACGTTCGATCCCATCAAGATCGAAGGGATCTGCGAGAGCGGCATGGGGGTGGTCGTGACCTACGACCGCAGTCGCGGCGGCGAACACGTCCTCGGCAGGCACACGATCGACGACACAGGCCTGTTCTCCGCGGTGCTCGCGATCCAGAATCTGTGGCTTGCCGCGGCCGCCGAGAACGTGGGCGTCGGCTGGGTGTCGTTCTACGACGAGCCCTACCTCACCGAACTGCTGGGAATCCCCGAGCCGGTGCGTCCCATCGCGTGGCTGTGCGTGGGCAGGGTTGCCGAGTTCCAGCAGGTGCCGGACCTCGAGCGCTTCGGGTGGCGGGGGCGCCGGCCGTTGGCCGACGCCGTCCACCTCGAGAAGTTCTAG
- a CDS encoding DEAD/DEAH box helicase, giving the protein MSDTHTPDTTFAALGVREPLVKALADKGITSPFPIQVDTLPDTLSGRDVLGRGKTGSGKTLAFSIPMVSRLAGELSGGKRRPGRPVGLILAPTRELATQITATLEPLAAAYDLRVTTIFGGVSQNRQVNALKAGVDIVVACPGRLEDLMKQKFVSLDAVEITVLDEADHMADLGFLPVVTRILNATPQQGQRLLFSATLDNGVDKLVKRFLKNEVLHSVDEANSPVAAMTHHVFDVDGVEAKRKLVERLASGTGRRILFMRTKHQARKLARQLTEAGIPSVDLHGNLSQAARDRNLASFSAGEARVLVATDVAARGVHVDDVQLVVHVDPPAEHKAYLHRSGRTARAGSAGDVVTVVLPEQRKDLAVLMRKAAIKVTPVRSTADSAHVLDLVGDIAPHVAPAPKAAPATNGGGRNQRPGGAQGGRGGQGGRAHGQGGGARRSRSGGAGRPRATSSTGGGTRTASAGGSRRRQG; this is encoded by the coding sequence TTGTCTGACACACACACCCCCGACACGACGTTTGCTGCGCTCGGCGTCCGCGAACCACTGGTGAAAGCGCTCGCCGACAAGGGCATCACCTCCCCGTTCCCCATCCAGGTCGACACCCTCCCCGACACGCTGTCGGGGCGCGACGTGCTCGGTCGCGGCAAGACGGGCAGCGGTAAGACGCTCGCCTTCTCCATTCCGATGGTGTCCCGCCTCGCCGGTGAACTGTCCGGCGGCAAGCGCCGCCCGGGCCGACCGGTGGGACTGATCCTCGCCCCCACCCGCGAGCTCGCCACGCAGATCACCGCGACCCTCGAGCCCCTCGCCGCCGCCTACGACCTGCGGGTCACCACGATCTTCGGTGGTGTCTCCCAGAACCGTCAGGTCAACGCACTCAAGGCCGGTGTCGACATCGTCGTCGCGTGCCCCGGACGGCTCGAAGACCTGATGAAGCAGAAGTTCGTGAGCCTCGACGCCGTCGAGATCACCGTGCTCGACGAGGCCGACCACATGGCCGACCTCGGCTTCCTGCCCGTCGTCACCCGCATCCTCAACGCCACCCCCCAGCAGGGGCAGCGGCTGCTGTTCTCCGCCACCCTGGACAACGGCGTCGACAAGCTCGTGAAGCGGTTCCTGAAGAACGAGGTGCTGCACTCGGTCGACGAGGCGAACTCGCCCGTCGCTGCCATGACGCACCACGTGTTCGACGTGGACGGCGTCGAGGCCAAGCGCAAGCTGGTCGAGCGGCTGGCATCGGGTACCGGACGCCGGATCCTGTTCATGCGCACCAAGCACCAGGCCCGCAAGCTGGCCCGTCAGCTCACCGAGGCGGGAATCCCCTCGGTCGATCTGCACGGCAACCTGTCGCAGGCGGCACGCGACCGCAACCTGGCGTCCTTCTCGGCCGGTGAGGCCCGCGTGCTGGTGGCCACCGACGTCGCGGCGCGCGGCGTGCACGTCGACGACGTGCAGTTGGTCGTCCACGTCGATCCGCCCGCCGAGCACAAGGCCTACCTGCACCGTTCCGGTCGCACCGCACGCGCGGGCAGCGCGGGCGACGTCGTCACCGTGGTGCTGCCCGAGCAGCGCAAGGACCTCGCCGTCCTCATGCGCAAGGCTGCGATCAAGGTGACCCCGGTCCGCAGCACCGCGGACTCCGCACACGTGCTCGACCTGGTCGGCGACATCGCACCGCACGTCGCTCCCGCCCCCAAGGCGGCACCGGCGACCAACGGCGGCGGACGCAACCAGCGGCCGGGCGGCGCCCAGGGTGGACGCGGCGGTCAGGGCGGACGCGCACACGGCCAGGGCGGCGGCGCACGGCGCTCCCGCTCGGGTGGAGCCGGACGCCCCCGCGCAACCTCCTCCACGGGCGGCGGAACCCGCACGGCGTCCGCCGGCGGATCACGCCGCCGTCAGGGCTAG
- a CDS encoding molybdenum cofactor biosynthesis protein MoaE, translated as MPDILAQISDQPLDPAVVDAAVAGPEHGAVVVFTGVVRNHDDGQSVSALEYQSHPDAERFLRTVCEEVAASTGLPVAAVHRVGSLTVGDLAVVAAVAAPHRAEAFAACAELVERIKHEVPIWKRQKFADGASEWVGL; from the coding sequence ATGCCTGACATTCTCGCCCAGATCTCGGATCAGCCACTCGATCCCGCCGTCGTCGACGCCGCCGTCGCCGGGCCCGAACACGGCGCAGTCGTCGTGTTCACCGGAGTCGTCCGCAATCACGATGACGGACAATCGGTTTCGGCCCTGGAGTACCAGTCGCACCCGGACGCCGAGCGCTTCCTCCGCACCGTCTGCGAGGAGGTCGCGGCCTCCACCGGACTCCCCGTGGCGGCCGTCCACCGGGTCGGTTCCCTCACCGTCGGCGACCTCGCGGTGGTCGCCGCGGTCGCCGCCCCCCACCGTGCCGAGGCATTCGCCGCGTGCGCCGAACTGGTGGAGCGCATCAAGCACGAGGTGCCCATCTGGAAGCGGCAGAAGTTCGCCGACGGGGCGTCGGAATGGGTCGGTCTGTGA
- the moaCB gene encoding bifunctional molybdenum cofactor biosynthesis protein MoaC/MoaB produces MSDLTHLDSEGRARMVDVSAKADTTRTAVAAGQLVTTPAVIELVRADDLPKADVLATARIAGISGAKKTSELIPLCHQLALSSVKLEFGFTDTAITIEATAKTKGPTGVEMEALTAVAVAGLTLHDMVKAVDPAATLDGVRLLTKDGGKRGHWTRGQQSTGTPTVTARSAAVLVASTGGARGTREDTTGPVIAAWLEERGFTTRGPLVYADADIAAGLADALSGNPALIISTGGTGVSPTDATPEATRAVLDRELPGVADAIRNRGTEVTPHASLSRGLAGVANGTVVVNLPGSPGGVKDGLSVLDPIVDHLLAQVAGGGAHDA; encoded by the coding sequence ATGAGCGACCTGACGCACCTCGACAGCGAGGGCCGCGCCCGCATGGTCGACGTGAGCGCGAAAGCGGACACGACCCGTACCGCGGTGGCCGCCGGGCAATTGGTCACCACACCTGCGGTGATCGAATTGGTCCGCGCCGACGACCTCCCCAAGGCCGACGTTCTCGCGACGGCCCGGATCGCCGGGATCTCGGGTGCGAAGAAGACGTCCGAGCTGATACCGCTCTGCCATCAACTTGCGCTGTCGTCGGTGAAGCTGGAATTCGGGTTCACCGACACCGCCATCACGATCGAGGCCACCGCGAAGACGAAGGGGCCGACCGGCGTCGAGATGGAGGCCCTCACCGCCGTCGCGGTCGCCGGACTGACGTTGCACGACATGGTGAAAGCCGTCGACCCCGCCGCGACCCTGGACGGGGTCCGGCTGCTCACCAAGGACGGCGGCAAACGCGGGCACTGGACGCGGGGTCAGCAGAGCACCGGAACTCCCACGGTGACAGCGCGATCCGCGGCCGTCCTGGTCGCCTCGACCGGCGGGGCGAGGGGCACGCGCGAAGATACGACCGGACCTGTGATCGCCGCGTGGCTCGAGGAACGGGGCTTCACCACCCGGGGTCCGCTCGTCTACGCGGACGCGGACATCGCGGCCGGACTCGCCGACGCCCTGTCCGGGAACCCGGCACTGATCATCAGCACCGGCGGCACCGGCGTCTCCCCCACGGACGCGACCCCGGAGGCCACCCGCGCGGTGCTCGACCGTGAACTGCCCGGCGTGGCCGACGCCATCCGGAACCGCGGCACGGAGGTGACCCCGCACGCGTCGCTGAGCCGCGGGCTCGCCGGTGTGGCGAACGGCACAGTCGTGGTGAATCTCCCCGGCTCGCCGGGCGGGGTCAAGGACGGATTGTCCGTCCTCGACCCGATCGTCGATCATCTTCTCGCTCAAGTCGCCGGTGGAGGTGCGCACGATGCCTGA